The sequence TTTTGGTGCAGATGTCATGATGGGTGCTGGGAATGCGGCTGGTCGCTTTTTAGGACCACTATTAATTTTATCTGCATGTACAGCGTCGATTCCAATTGGTATGGGTTCAGTACTAGGGGCATTGATTTTTTATATTTGGCGTAAACCGATTGCAGGTGGTGCGATATTAGGTGCCATGATATTTGGCGCAATTTTCCCAATTGCGTTATAAGAAAGGGTGATAAAAATGTATGATTTATTGATACGACAAGGCCGTTTAGCGACGGATGACATCGTCGATATCGCTATTAAAGATAAAAAAATTATAGCAGTTGCTCCCTTAATAGAAGCAGACGCTCAGGAAGTCATTGATTTGGCAGGCGAAAGTTATGTGTCAGCGGGCTGGATCGATGATCATGTTCATTGTTATGAAAAGATGACACTTTATTATGATTATCCTGATCAAATTGGAATTCCTAAAGGTGTAACAACAGTGATTGATGCTGGTACAACAGGTGCGGAGAATGTGGGAGATTTTTATGAATTGGCACAACAGGCAAACACCAACGTTTATGCGCTCTTGAATATTTCTAAATGGGGAATCGTGGAACAAGATGAACTAGCTGATTTGGCTAAAATTCAATCTGCATTAATCACTCAATCGTTGGCAGATTACCCTGATTTTATAGTAGGGTTGAAAGCGCGTATGAGCAAAACTGTTGTGGGTGAAAATGGTATTGTCCCCTTACAAATGGTAAAAAAAATACAGTCTGAATGTAATCACTTACCATTGATGGTACATATCGGTTCTGCTCCTCCTGAATTAGAGGACGTCCTAACCGAAATGTCAGCGGGTGATGTCATGACACATTGTTACAATGGTAAACCGAATGGTATTTTTAATACAGCAGGTCAGTTGAAACCTTTTGTTCGTGAAGCCTATGATAAAGGTATTCTCTTTGATATTGGTCATGGGACGGACAGTTTTAATTTTAACGTTGCCGAACAAGCGAAAGCAGCAGGAATTATCTGTCAAACGATTAGTACCGATATTTATCATCGCAATCGTGAAACGGGTCCTGTCTATGATTTGGCGACAACAATTGAAAAAATGTTAGTGATAGGCTATTCATTGGCTGAAGTGTTACCGATGATTACTGAAAACCCTGCAGCAGCATTCCATTTGGATAATAAAGGGCAACTAGCAGCAGGATATGATGCTGATATTACTATTTTCAATTTAAAAGAGCGTCGTAAAACATTGGTGGACTCGAATGGGAACACGCGTGAAACAACGACGGTTATTGTACCATCTCATACTATTATTGGAGGGAGCGTGTATGACTGTGACTGAAGGAATAAGTTATCAAAAATACGGTTTAAAAGAAGTGATTAATGCCTCTGGTAAAATGACGATTTTAGGTGTATCAAAAGTGTCTGACAACGTATTAGCCGCACAACAATTTGGCGGGCAACATTTTTTTGAAATGAGTGATCTCGTCATCCAAACAGGTCGACATATTGCGCAGTTATTAGAGGTTGAAGATGCAATCGTTGTTTCAAGTGCTTCTGCTGGGATTGCACAAAGTGTGGCGGGAATAATTGGCCAAGGTGATTTATTCCATGCGTATCATCCTTATACAAAGAAAGTGAGTCGACGTGAGATCATTGTACCGAAGGGTCACAATGTTGATTATGGGACACCCGTTGAGGTCATGGTTGGTCTGGGTGGCGGTAAAATAGTCGAGGCGGGGTATGCTAATATGTGTCATGCAGAGCATATTGAGATGATGGTGACACCAGAAACCGCTGCTATTTTATACATCAAGAGTCATCACACTGTTCAAAAAAGTATGTTGAGTGTAGCAGAAGCGGCAGCTATTGCCAAAAAATATCAGTTGCCCTTAATTGTTGATGCAGCAGCCGAGGAAGATTTAGAAAAGTATACAGCTGAAGGTGCAAACCTTGTCATTTATAGTGGAGGCAAGGCCATTGAAGGACCGACATCTGGCTTGGTTATTGGTGATGCAACACTTATTGAGTGGGTGCGATTGCAAACTAAAGGTATTGGACGTGCGATGAAAGTAGGCAAAGAAAACATTTTAGGGTTTACGACGGCAATCGAGGATTATATCCAGAACGATAGTGAAAGTGGACATGCGATGAAAGCGCGGTTACAGCCATTTTTAGCGGATTTAAATACAATTGCGGGCATTGAGGCAACAGAAGAACAAGATGGCGCTGGACGTGATATATACCGTGCCAAAGTAGCAGTGAATGGTCCAGTAACGGCACTTGCAGTTGTTAAACAGCTTAAAGAAGGTCAATTGGCAATCTATACACGTGAATACCGTGCAAACAATGGTGTGATTGAATTTGATATTCGTGCAGTTAATCAGTATGAGATGACTCAAATTGTTGAACGTTTACGCAGTATTTTAAATAACTAGAGAAGAGGAAATGATATGAAAAAAACACCCCAATATATGTCAGATCGTTTATGTTTAAATGTTTTAGCAGGTTCAGTGGAAAACGCAAAAGATTGTTATGAGGCGGCAAACGGTCAAATCGTTCTTGGTGTGCTCTCTAAAAATTATGAAACGGATGAAGCAGCAATCGCTGATATGAAAAAATATGCTCATGCAACCAACAACGCTCTTTCAGTCGGTTTAGGTGCAGGTGACCCAAATCAGAGTCAAATGGTGAGCCGTATTTCAGCTATTTTACAACCCCAACATGTGAATCAAGTATTCACTGGTATTGGCGCAAGCCGTGCGTTACTAGGGCAAAATGAAACAATTGTTAATGGTTTGGTGTCACCGACAGGTAAAGTAGGGTACGTTAATATTGCAACAGGCCCTTTAAGTAGCCAAGCGCCTGCAACAGAAGTGCCAATTGAAACAGCAATTTCATTGTTAAAAGATATGGGTGGTAGTTCTATTAAGTATTTTCCAATGAAAGGTCTTGCGCATAAAGAAGAATACATTGCTGTAGCAAAAGCGTGTGCAGACTATGATTTTTATCTTGAGCCGACAGGTGGCATTGATTTAGAAAACTTTGAAGAAATAGTGCAAATTGCGATTGATGCAGGTGTGAAAAAAGTGATTCCACACGTTTATTCTTCTATTATTGATTCAGAAACTGGACTTACGCGTCCAGAAGACGTTAAAACCTTGATTCAAATGATGGAAAAAACGCTGAGTTAAGTAAATTAGAGCTAGTTGATCTGTATAAACAGTATTTTGACGTTTTCGTTGAAATACTGTTTTTTAGTGTTTTTTTGCAACAGGAGAGGTCTGCTTATTCTTAATAAAGCTAATTATGTCCTTTTTATCAGCAAAAACATACAATATTTACGAACTGTTATAGTACAGATTTAAATAGAAAGACGATTTTTAGTTTAAATATGGCGAAATTGTTACTTTTATGTGATAACGCTTACTTATTGTGTTGTTAAGGTTGGAAACCCTTACAAAATAACAACTAAAAAGAGCGTTATGATTATATGGATGGAAATTGCGAAAAACGTTGTCAAATCAGTGTTATTTGTCATTTTTTGTCCCCATCAATTAGCGATATTATCTGCTATGATAAGGATGTAAACAAATAAAACATTTGAAAAGAGGCGCTTAAAATGATTAAAATTACAGACGCTACACTTGAGGTCAGCCAGTTAATTGAAGCTGCTAAGGATGCCCAACGCTCTTATGAAAACTTTACACAAGCACAAGTTGATGAAATTATTACAGCTGTATCAGTACAGTTGGGAACAGTTGCTGAAGAGTTAGCAACACTTGCTCATAATGAAACAGGTTTCGGTAATATTAAAGATAAAATAACAAAAAATATTTACGCAAGT comes from Brochothrix thermosphacta DSM 20171 = FSL F6-1036 and encodes:
- a CDS encoding amidohydrolase/deacetylase family metallohydrolase, translating into MYDLLIRQGRLATDDIVDIAIKDKKIIAVAPLIEADAQEVIDLAGESYVSAGWIDDHVHCYEKMTLYYDYPDQIGIPKGVTTVIDAGTTGAENVGDFYELAQQANTNVYALLNISKWGIVEQDELADLAKIQSALITQSLADYPDFIVGLKARMSKTVVGENGIVPLQMVKKIQSECNHLPLMVHIGSAPPELEDVLTEMSAGDVMTHCYNGKPNGIFNTAGQLKPFVREAYDKGILFDIGHGTDSFNFNVAEQAKAAGIICQTISTDIYHRNRETGPVYDLATTIEKMLVIGYSLAEVLPMITENPAAAFHLDNKGQLAAGYDADITIFNLKERRKTLVDSNGNTRETTTVIVPSHTIIGGSVYDCD
- a CDS encoding DgaE family pyridoxal phosphate-dependent ammonia lyase, producing MTVTEGISYQKYGLKEVINASGKMTILGVSKVSDNVLAAQQFGGQHFFEMSDLVIQTGRHIAQLLEVEDAIVVSSASAGIAQSVAGIIGQGDLFHAYHPYTKKVSRREIIVPKGHNVDYGTPVEVMVGLGGGKIVEAGYANMCHAEHIEMMVTPETAAILYIKSHHTVQKSMLSVAEAAAIAKKYQLPLIVDAAAEEDLEKYTAEGANLVIYSGGKAIEGPTSGLVIGDATLIEWVRLQTKGIGRAMKVGKENILGFTTAIEDYIQNDSESGHAMKARLQPFLADLNTIAGIEATEEQDGAGRDIYRAKVAVNGPVTALAVVKQLKEGQLAIYTREYRANNGVIEFDIRAVNQYEMTQIVERLRSILNN
- the dagF gene encoding 2-dehydro-3-deoxy-phosphogluconate aldolase, whose product is MKKTPQYMSDRLCLNVLAGSVENAKDCYEAANGQIVLGVLSKNYETDEAAIADMKKYAHATNNALSVGLGAGDPNQSQMVSRISAILQPQHVNQVFTGIGASRALLGQNETIVNGLVSPTGKVGYVNIATGPLSSQAPATEVPIETAISLLKDMGGSSIKYFPMKGLAHKEEYIAVAKACADYDFYLEPTGGIDLENFEEIVQIAIDAGVKKVIPHVYSSIIDSETGLTRPEDVKTLIQMMEKTLS